In Besnoitia besnoiti strain Bb-Ger1 chromosome IX, whole genome shotgun sequence, a single genomic region encodes these proteins:
- a CDS encoding hypothetical protein (encoded by transcript BESB_012110): MNTHPLETTLGRLSGARSPSIARPAGADDRLGRLLGAGQASVSFLARRLRAFARERPALFATAATGAGLGLWVRAKAKRDGLVVSRDPHTSLFLPPESYVKAHFLPRASDVPLRGARRFLLPLDRCAESDDGRQKSHAGIPSSSDEEAAAAAARGGEGDGVRTPSPVSTSAAFARLLPPELRPQHAAAALRSASASPLRVTRSGLLRVGSGEAAFRQTSQLVHAFDPALFARRGGGGAGNHASLAGQRERGAAPEEAAGEELFFRFLTGAGAQEARPRGGRGAGRPPCVEAARPGAEGLQTGAAVALLLRRGRLCWRLIPLRLAAKETHCALFADQEGARPEAAPRGSSGEEDGERARRQPRKCGDAEAANADDARQRGDAKTDEAEETGGTQGGGTESIQGGEEETAYRETERRGEREGRPPPPRGAPRCSALWFVAAPSVPALSTSQEFLVVRVFLLPPSACGAAPAYRRAPAPSPPPPSASPPAVASCASASATDRAAEKAVEGDVFIEVLAIRPAEAQRAQPAPLFSAEFVQAVAQRAAAGLRRELQAQALRLRALERLQGGEHAREQGGDEGLSEDAPWGGLEATIEIWAGEDEPFASSASAASSQGSWRPRSDVRRGAQERQDAEDAAAPGFPQDETVQGPLRQDGGPRVSRAAGGKRSLARAARGWRDFFGLGARRRLSRRWDGPPGARSFFNSPRRGSHWRPRPPTRGG; the protein is encoded by the exons ATGAACACCCATCCTCTAGAAACGACACTAGGGCGCTTGAGTGGCGCCAGAAGCCCATCT ATCGCGCGacctgcgggcgccgacgaccGCCTGGGGCGCCTGCTGGGCGCGGGGCAGGCGAGTGTCTCCTTTTTGGCTAGGAGGCTGCGGGCGTTTGCGCGCGAAAGACCGGCACTCTTCGCCACTGCAGCGACTGGCGCGGGCCTCGGGCTTTGGgtccgcgcgaaggcgaagcgcgacggcctcgtcgtctcccgcgaCCCCCACACGTCGCTTTTTCTGCCTCCGGAAAGCTACGTCAAGGCGCACTTCCtcccgcgggcgagcgacgTCCCCCTCCGTGGCGCCCGtcgctttctgctgcctctggACCGCtgtgcagagagcgacgatgGGCGACAGAAGTCGCATGCCGGCATCCCGAGctcgagcgacgaggaggcagcggcggctgcggcgcgcggaggcgagggggacGGCGTTCGCACGCCTTCGCCAGTCTCCACCTCAGCTGCCTTCGCGAGGCTCCTCCCCCCTGAATTGCGTCCgcagcacgccgccgcggctctgcgctccgcctccgcttctccgctgcgAGTGACTCGGTCTGGCCTTCTGCGCGTTGGCTCGGGGGAGGCAGCCTTCCGGCAGACTTCTCAGCTTGTCCACGCCTTCGATCCTGCGCTGtttgcgaggcgcgggggcggaggcgcgggcaaccacgcctctctcgcaggGCAACGGGAAAGAGGAGCTGCgcccgaggaggccgccggcgaggagctcttcttccgctttctGACAGGCGCCggggcgcaggaggcgcggccgcggggaggcagaggcgccggccgccctCCTTGCGTtgaggcagcgaggcccggcgcagagggcctGCAGACTGGAGCCGCCGTGGCCTTGTTGCTGCGCCGGGGGCGGCTCTGCTGGCGGCTGAttcccctccgcctcgcggcgaaggaAACTCACTGTGCCCTTTTCGCGGATCaagagggcgcgaggcccgaagccgcgccgcgcgggtcgagcggcgaagaagacggcgagcgtGCGCGACGTCAACCGCGTAAatgcggagacgcagaggccgcaaacgcggacgacgcgcggcagcgtgGGGATGCGAAGActgacgaggcggaggagaccggAGGAACTCAAGGAGGCGGAACGGAGTCTATACAAGgtggcgaggaggagacagcgtacagagagacagagcgacGCGGTGAACGAGAAgggcgtccgcctcctcctcgcggcgcgcctcgctgcagcgccctcTGGTTTGTCGCCGCCCCGAGCGTCCCTGCCCTCTCGACATCTCAGGagttcctcgtcgtccgcgtcttccttctcccccCGTCTgcctgtggcgccgcgcccgcgtaccgtcgcgcgcccgcgccttcgcctccgcctccctcggcgtcgcctccggctgTCGCTTCATGCGCTTCGGCCTCAGCCACcgaccgcgccgcggagaaggcggtcGAGGGCGACGTGTTCATCGAGGTGCTGGCGATAcgccctgcggaggcgcagcgcgcgcagcccgctCCGCTCTTCTCTGCTGAGTTCGTGCAAGCTGTCGCccagcgcgctgccgcgggcctccgccgcgagctgcaggcgcaggcgctgcgcctgcgcgcgctggagcggctgcagggcggcgagcacgcgcgcgagcagggGGGGGACGAGGGCCTTTCTGAGGACGCGCCGTGGGGGGGGCTTGAGGCGACCATCGAGATCTGGGCGGGGGAGGACGAGcctttcgcctcttctgcgtccgcggcttcctcgcaaGGAAgctggcgaccgcggagCGACGTGCGGAGAGGCGCCCAAGAGAGGCAAGatgcggaagacgccgccgctcccggGTTTCCGCAGGATGAAACTGTGCAAGGGCCCCTTCGGCAGGATGGCGGAcctcgcgtgtctcgcgctgccggcggcaaGAGATCcctcgcgcgagccgctcgAGGCTGGAGAGACTTCTTTGGGCTCGGGGCGAGACGGCGATTGAGCCGGCGGTGGGACGGACCCCCCGGCGCCAGGAGTTTCTTCAACTCGCCTCGCAGGGGGAGCCactggcggccgcgacctcCTACCCGGGGCGGCTGA
- a CDS encoding hypothetical protein (encoded by transcript BESB_012120) yields the protein MEFEQKRDGIELVKKGEIYFPENADAHKLTVLICALNKFGYAADRDLLARYAERALALTPSLYPRHASLILNVFARHRFVDEALLSALGDTLATRLRNANAQDLALIASAYGNLEYFHPLLLKRLGEEIPHKLPHFEPQHVVAVAHAFAKLEIQDSLFFDDVAEQTLRFIEDFAPRPTALIANILGARVRYRNPAFWRELLSHAWHLRKKLEANELIMIAHGASAVDAAMDEEFLKLMTRSACDHFGTLSLAEKAQAINACARVKFYSPQLFDCLANWLSACPEELERLEVPFVCQVLHACGRLRHNDPQLVTPLCRRLAQTALNSAQTPLTPQVIAVSLRALCRLGRGRGAPRLAAASALHEDTRPLRLSSGARASGASAASSLSQFALAQAEPAPGAGSFLARGDGGRFVGGQGEPVSEEDWRVQQELVALLTQEVPRQLGGFTPQGLCESLDALSALGVDNAMLYYCISQELGGKRLWPALSVPGLLAILRAFSRRGAKGDVPLVRRCLTRLRAAIETMDAGECLSTRQALEKLCLDIVAADVAALQGRGGRHGAALLVHANGGRTGISPAQSASELLSVQDGQLRLSGGAAAGDDSAAVEAPGIDALLLASKRDDPRLRHLRSLVAAVDKRQQTVNQFSRLPEERPLAFASRSPHLPHTDTRRRRSEEAEDRIRTWGGAAARALAAAEAVEAEQAEAAALFGARWHAETFPTDASAADSGEPVLGAASDALLDGGDSEGGQLLHRGAELGETEESARRKRDGRSQTEWMSSELPSHQGHDGTREHVSLQAITTSDQNEERGPSRWSARALSPSDQISVLRVANPGKKDWVKDIQPRGASDRITQTRSEPRAYATTGDSLDDIVSRLHGAEKRGRRESGEASSVRHSGSEHPRRGQVDSARSEEGKNSAEEGVRPEARRLTLKDLLSGSHCETGDLKFNWSEPEERDTDLPRGLRQASKCEGIEETNWDGDASPGEQTLLSACSGEGTVEEESEQSLRGRGRRRRRQAAAPSPALQDEVEGRLKRRPGQAENLEELQAQWRSLYLGRDAGRPHPTVDDEACARSLFPVSGRDARAVTIGGSREMGDSSGMRSASPASKPSELADAPSSRQRVSSSAVMMRGRETVDGTGLIIRNCRMQQKAAQEGGFEVGYEDLGDLFSGSAAGIASAERHQRGGGAKSDEFRTGNGEELSPRGCGGRKRKRRLAV from the exons ATGGAATTCGAGCAGAAACGAGATGGCATTGAGCTTGTGAAAAAGGGAGAAATTTACTTTCCCGAAAATGCCGACGCCCACAAACTAACAGTCCTCATCTGCGCGCTCAACAAGTTCGGATACGCCGCAGACCGCGATCTCCTCGCAAG GTATGCAGAGCGGGCTCTGGCGCTGACGCCTTCTCTTTATCCGCGGCACGCGTCGCTTATTCTGAATGTTTTTGCGCGCCACCGCTTCGTTGACGAGGCTCTGCTGAGCGCGCTGGGCGACACGCTGGCCACTCGACTGCGGAATGCGAATGCGCAGGACCTCGCGCTGATTGCGAGTGCGTACGGGAATCTCGAGTATTTCCATCCTCTTCTGCTGAAGCGTCTAGGTGAAGAGATTCCGCACAAGCTTCCCCACTTTGAGCCGCAGCACGTAGTTGCCGTCGCCCACGCGTTCGCGAAGCTCGAGATCCAGGACTCGCTCTTCTTTGACGACGTCGCCGAGCAAACACTTCGCTTCATAGAGGACTTCGCCCCGCGGCCGACCGCGCTCATCGCAAACATTCtgggcgcccgcgtccgctACAGAAACCCCGCGTTTTGGCGTGAGCTCCTCAGCCACGCTTGGCACCTGCGCAAGAAGCTCGAGGCCAACGAGTTGATCATGATTGCCCACGGGGCCTCGGCAGTCGACGCGGCGATGGACGAGGAGTTTTTGAAGCTCatgacgcgcagcgcctgtgATCACTTTGGCACGCTGAGTctggcggagaaggcgcaggcgatcAACGCGTGCGCACGCGTGAAGTTCTACTCCCCCCAGCTGTTCGACTGCCTCGCAAACTGGCTCTCGGCGTGCCCAGAAGAACTCGAGAGACTCGAAGTCCCCTTCGTCTGCCAAGTCCTCCACGCGTGCGGCAGACTGCGCCACAACGACCCGCAACTCGTGACGCCGCTCtgccggcggctcgcgcagaCAGCTCTCAactctgcgcagacgccccTGACGCCTCAGGTCATTgccgtgtctctgcgcgccctctgcaggctcggccgcgggcggggggcgcctcgcctcgcggccgcgagcgcgttgCATGAAGACACGCGGCCGTTGAGGCTATCGTCTGGGGCACGCGCTTCAGGAGCGTCAGCTGCTTCGTCGCTTTCTCAGTTTGCTTTGGCGCAGGCAGAGCCTGCGCCGGGCGCAggctccttcctcgcgcgtgGCGACGGGGGGCGGTTTGTGGGGGGACAGGGCGAGCCTGTCTCCGAAGAGGACTGGCGTGTCCAGCAAGAACTGGTCGCGCTCCTCACGCAGGAGGTGCCCAGGCAGCTCGGCGGCTTCACCCCGCAGGGGCTGTGCGAGTCGCTGgacgcgctctccgcgttgGGCGTCGACAATGCGATGCTGTACTACTGCATCAGCCAGGAGCTCGGCGGCAAGAGACTTTGGCCGGCGCTCTCTGTCCCAGGGCTGCTGGCAATTCTTCGCGCTTtctcgcgacgcggcgccaaGGGCGACGTCCCGCTCGTCCGACGCTGTCTcacccgcctgcgcgccgccatTGAAACCATGGACGCGGGCGAGTGTCTCTCcacgaggcaggcgctggagaagctCTGCTTGGACATCGTGGCCGCCGACGTAGCCGCCCTGCAagggcgaggggggcggcaTGGCGCTGCTTTGCTGGTGCACGCGAACGGAGGCAGAACTGGGATCTCGCCTGCACAGAGCGCTAGCGAGCTGCTCTCTGTGCAGGACGGACAACTCCGACTCTCCGGGGGAgcagctgccggcgacgacTCGGCGGCCGTCGAGGCGCCAGGCATCGATGCGCTCCTCCTGGCGAGCAAGAGAGATGATCCTCGGCTGAGGCACCTTcgctcgctcgtcgccgctgtcgacAAGCGACAGCAGACAGTGAATCAGTTTTCGCGGCTTCCAGAAGAGCGGCCTCTCGCCTTTGCGTCCCGTAGTCCGCATTTGCCACACACAGATACGAGGCGCCGTCGATCCGAAGAGGCCGAGGACCGCATTCGCACGTGGGGGGGAgctgccgcacgcgcgcttgcggcagcggaggcagtcGAGGCAGAACaggcagaagcagcggctcTGTTCGGCGCGCGGTGGCACGCAGAAACGTTTCCGACGGatgcgagcgcggcggacagcggcgagccTGTGCTGGGGGCTGCCAGCGACGCCctcctcgacggcggcgacagcgagggagGTCAGCTGTTACATCGAGGGGCAGAACTCGGGGAAACGGAAGAAAGCGCGAGACGAAAGCGAGACGGGCGCTCGCAGACAGAGTGGATGAGCAGCGAGCTGCCAAGTCACCAGGGTCACGATGGAACTCGCGAACACGTTTCACTCCAGGCGATCACGACGAGTGACCAGAATGAGGAGCGAGGGCCGAGCCGGTGGTCTGCGCGAGCTCTCTCGCCCAGCGACCAAATCTCCGTCTTGAGGGTGGCAAACCCAGGGAAGAAAGACTGGGTGAAGGATATTCAACCGCGGGGGGCGAGCGACAGGATCACGCAAACCAGGTCTGAGCCGCGTGCGTACGCCACGACAGGTGACTCTCTTGACGACATTGTGTCTCGGTTGCACGGCGCTGAaaagcgcggccgccgcgagtcaGGGGAAGCCTCCTCTGTGCGGCACTCCGGGAGTGAACATCCCCGCCGGGGGCAAGTGGATTCTGCCAGGTCGGAGGAAGGCAAAAacagcgcagaggaaggagtGAGACCCGAGGCAAGGCGGCTCACTCTCAAAGACCTGCTGAGCGGTTCGCACTGCGAGACAGGCGACTTAAAGTTCAACTGGAGCGAGcctgaagagagagacaccgaCTTGCCGCGAGGTCTTCGGCAGGCTAGCAAGTGTGAAGGGATCGAGGAAACGAACTGGGATGGTGACGCATCACCAGGGGAGCAGACGCTGCTGTCTGCGTGTTCAGGCGAAGGGACAGTagaagaggaaagcgagcAATCGCTTCGGGgccgagggagaagacgacgacggcaggctgcggcgccttctccagcATTACAGGACGAAGTTGAGGGGAGGCTGAAGAGACGTCCTGGGCAGGCAGAGAACCTGGAGGAGTTGCAGGCGCAGTGGCGCAGTCTCTACCTTGGGCGGGATGCGGGAAGGCCGCATCCGACGGTGGACGACGAGGCGTGCGCAAGGTCGCTGTTTCCGGTTTCAGGGCGTGACGCGAGAGCAGTGACGATTGGCGGTTCTAGAGAGATGGGCGACTCCAGTGGCATgcgttctgcgtctccagCCTCAAAGCCGAGCGAACTTGCGGACGCCCCTTCCTCCCGGCAACGCGTGTCGTCTAGCGCCGTGATGATGAGAGGACGCGAAACCGTTGACGGCACGGGGTTGATTATTCGAAACTGCAGGATGCAGCAGAAAGCCGCGCAAGAAGGCGGTTTTGAGGTTGGCTACGAGGATCTCGGGGACCTATTCagcggaagcgcggcggggaTCGCTTCGGCAGAAAGACACCAGCGAGGAGGGGGCGCTAAAAGCGATGAGTTCAGGACGGGAAACGGAGAGGAGCTTTCGCCGCGCGGTTGCGGGGGGCGAAAGCGTAAAAGGAGACTGGCGGTATGA
- a CDS encoding hypothetical protein (encoded by transcript BESB_012130) produces the protein MKLPFLFGASRAALFHTTAPSHVMAGGGSANGTVRSQLCSLYRHVRRAAGKFKSPMFKEYFLRRAREDFRDMQDRLPCATAEEVNRFKLHMQGHCELLLRQGVVANLYHTDHIVYLK, from the exons ATGAAGCTTCCTTTTCTTTTCGGAGCGTCACGCGCCGCTTTGTTCCACACGACTGCCCCTTCTCATGTCATGGCAGGCGGTGGCTCAGCAAATGGTACCGTCAGATCGCAGCTTTGCAGCCTGTACAGGCAtgtgaggcgcgccgcgggcaaATTCAAGTCTCCGATGTTCAAGGAATATTTTTTGAGGCGG GCCCGTGAAGACTTCCGGGACATGCAAGACCGACTGCCCTGTGCAACTGCCGAGGAGGTGAACCGATTTAAACTACACATGCAAGGCCATTGTGAGCTCTTGCTTCGCCAGGGTGTAGTGGCGAACCTCTACCACACGGATCACATTGTTTACCTCAAGTGA
- a CDS encoding hypothetical protein (encoded by transcript BESB_012140), with protein MLAVDHVLAKAREEVGAVDVNNKQKSTRVGGYPPEKCAEKVVTIEDMCTDVVHLQEPYSCPKKETKVSCRPGILQVPRVCHRVGVRWVEKSCNLIDYELKCNKRLVDLPGKCTKEWMIQQPYPCALTSTEEECSVQRIEVPDQCSRTTLKPLSFECVKETLETYCEGQMDFIGLPQGNFHRQSRDRETQKKLPPKVIRKLAEPRTPGDDDISEFSGTHGEPSLCKKASRRHVPYSCSRPGMKQQCKVVKQKRAYQCIKEEQEVSEFDCSYTEMKLNCSGVELLAAGRGRSEITSSALVSAGLASAVEAGENSREAGTLPPSGQTQSSTKEESFLLQNVVATDRHNQRRRLRKTTRAADPLQHIPPGCVEEEVRVQKTCKGTTLKKAERQCESDEDEEVCETIRDDTPGICYTVEEFDEVYSCPPEPELRQLVPANCKTRSVKRKEICTKTLPFTEDFTCEAQVPVTTCSPVTKIDATTCYRTAQKTMEYSCLKPTEVEECMPVPVYRAGKCFEQEEYKQAYECTETKVRQKCEQLEKEVASHCFKGVKQKITYPCRKATTERVCSGRETEERLGRQAGADHSSPPPNEKHGAPHTSVHAQQVTDSQLTDRRARSSPISSSDAAAQQAALAALRLAHAAAAGLPSPPERPPESDVQASSSVVIKDEHPAEGTRHINVTSKARRLLPAFKPWGLKSKNDPPYSSVTVHLPVPPPPPGGVYLGPRAYAINELNRQAALGFADVAGEYVEDVRLPPAHIVEFNDTGNQHRKYFLKNPSTILPPVPPQPLPGDAFYSLSSREKENSHDGVLFEQPVRGGYNGSPQVGAEGFPIPLEPLVPGSPVPSLLTDVSAASPTSISNLPAPVRPPLAQPRAAPIPELHDGHMWHHAQPASHGHEGGSTPSQFESVPELPQQAHHFQNSIPDFQYGGLNQGGPQIVDGAGMTDEFSALEAALVELPGQNPAAPEAAYHHHPHANSSAVPMGSTVPHLSTRGAVPPFNSGNAWYERSGVSARPSKHDVQPKIVVGGPAPNAAVVPNYEVMPPLHRIQQLTEEVHNLVQLQRTQRGFLTDQQRQLLEEIIRELELLAGSGAFSWKQPNQHQSVTIPAATETLLQGEVTVAHPKEEMGEENIDSVQPNRSQSPFEASKSGATAPTTDVQSDKLRELLESLLAELRSEQTSLTTEINQASADGDLHESLTQELKFIKEDIGIVEDGLSRLDSGELSKEEMQSLWQFLLGDDVPHTADAETDATVEKKGKETSYVYETQRQHHSIASEAMTITPNPDYGRSVPQGARTHAFIPTSPEDVAGSMALAAAAAVLHNAMAVSFTAPVPVVHHPPQPPIASPVSAREALIAAVLDGAFEIKAHILKAMHTLQHLIDTTDMPVDREREARYLLEGLKRDLGKMHNIVDRASTGELSTADLQYISVQLEAVRQKAEGSAAMQERGASAPLSSLPSTTGSADLPPTGESLGRPGEEYSSDPSGPDGTGDPGNAVGTIPLVPHAGMAVFEPDVSGSSPKKNRDSTTPQARTNVYITINIDETGNVTSERRQGRRLSKGMLPCE; from the exons ATGCTAGCGGTGGACCATGTATTAGCGAAAGCCCGTGAGGAGGTTGGCGCTGTAGACGTGAACAATAAGCAGAAGAGCACCCGAGTGGGCGGGTATCCTCCCGAGAAATGTGCAGAAAAGGTCGTGACCATTGAGGATATGTGCACCGATGTAGTTCATTTACAAGAACCTTACAGCTGCCCCAAGAAAGAGACAAAAGTGTCCTGCCGACCGGGAATCTTGCAGGTCCCCCGAGTGTGCCATCGA GTTGGTGTTCGCTGGGTCGAGAAATCATGCAACTTGATCGACTATGAGCTCAAATGCAATAAGCGTCTGGTCGACTTGCCTGGAAAGTGCACGAAGGAATGGATGATTCAACAGCCGTACCCTTGCGCATTGACATCCACCGAAGAGGAATGCAGTGTCCAACGCATTGAAGTTCCGGACCAGTGCAGTAGGACCACACTGAAGCCGTTATCCTTTGAGTGCGTGAAGGAAACCTTGGAGACGTACTGTGAGGGACAGATGGATTTTATTGGACTACCACAAGGGAATTTCCACCGTCAGTCAAGAGACAGGGAAACTCAGAAAAAGCTTCCTCCCAAAGTCATTCGCAAGCTGGCAGAGCCGCGCACTCCCGGCGACGATGATATCAGTGAATTCTCCGGGACTCATGGTGAACCGTCTTTATGCAAAAAGGCTTCCAGGAGGCACGTCCCATACTCGTGTTCACGCCCCGGGATGAAGCAACAATGCAAGGTCGTGAAGCAGAAGCGGGCGTACCAATGCATCAAG GAAGAACAGGAAGTCAGCGAGTTCGATTGCTCGTACACTGAGATGAAACTCAACTGCTCGGGCGTCGAGCTTCTTGCAGCAGGGCGGGGTCGTAGCGAAATTACCTCCTCAGCACTGGTTTCTGCCGGACTAGCATCAGCTGTTGAAGCCGGCGAAAATTCGAGGGAAGCCGGTACACTGCCGCCATCTGGGCAGACCCAGTCTAGTACTAAAGAAGAAAGCTTTCTCTTGCAGAACGTGGTGGCGACAGACCGACACAATCAGCGACGGCGTCTTCGGAAAACCACCAGAGCAGCAGACCCTTTGCAACACATTCCTCCAGGTTGTGTAGAGGAGGAAGTGCGGGTTCAGAAGACGTGCAAGGGCACCACACTAAAGAAGGCAGAAAGACAATGCGAATCCGATGAGGACGAGGAGGTGTGTGAGACAATCAGGGACGATACACCCGGCATATGTTACACG GTCGAGGAGTTCGACGAGGTATATAGTTGCCCTCCGGAACCTGAACTGCGCCAGCTCGTCCCAGCAAACTGCAAGACGCGGTCGGTTAAAAGAAAAGAAATCTGCACAAAGACTTTGCCATTTACCGAAGACTTCacctgcgaggcgcaggtgCCTGTTACCACATGTTCGCCTGTTACAAAAATCGACGCCACAACCTGCTACCGC ACGGCTCAAAAGACAATGGAGTACTCTTGCTTGAAGCCAACGGAGGTCGAGGAGTGTATGCCCGTTCCTGTATACCGTGCCGGGAAGTGTTTCGAGCAAGAAGAGTACAAGCAGGCCTACGAGTGTACGGAGACAAAAGTTCGACAGAAATGTGAACAACTAGAAAAGGAAGTGGCATCCCATTGTTTCAAG GGAGTGAAGCAGAAGATTACTTATCCTTGCCGGAAGGCTACTACAGAGAGGGTCTGTTCAGGACGAGAAACTGAGGAAAGGCTTGGAAGACAGGCTGGGGCAGACCATTCTTCCCCTCCTCCGAATGAAAAACACGGCGCTCCGCATACTTCAGTTCATGCGCAACAAGTCACAGATTCACAGCTCACTGATCGCCGCGCTCGAAGCTCCCCTATTTCTtccagcgacgccgctgcccagCAGGCAGCCTTAGCAGCGCTCCGTCTGGctcacgcagctgcagcagggtTACCCTCACCCCCCGAACGGCCTCCAGAGTCTGACGTCCAagcgtcttcctctgttGTTATAAAGGACGAGCATCCCGCTGAAGGCACTCGTCATATTAATGTTACATCCAAAGCGCGACGCTTGCTTCCGGCTTTCAAACCCTGGGGTTTGAAGAGCAAAAACGATCCTCCGTACTCCTCCGTTACTGTTCATTTACCTGTGCCACCACCGCCGCCCGGAGGAGTATATCTGGGTCCTCGTGCTTACGCGATCAACGAATTGAACAGGCAGGCAGCACTAGGATTTGCTGATGTTGCAGGCGAGTATGTAGAGGacgtgcgtctgcctcccgCTCACATTGTGGAATTCAACGACACTGGCAATCAGCATCGCAAATACTTTCTCAAGAACCCTAGTACAATCCTGCCTCCGGTGCCTCCGCAACCGCTACCAGGCGACGCGTTCTactccctctcctcgcgtgAAAAGGAGAACTCTCACGACGGCGTCTTGTTTGAACAGCCTGTACGAGGGGGGTACAACGGCAGCCCTCAAGTGGGCGCTGAAGGGTTCCCCATCCCGTTAGAACCATTAGTTCCTGGCTCTCCTGTGCCATCTCTGCTCACCGACGTTAGTGCAGCCTCTCCCACCTCGATTAGCAACTTGCCAGCACCTGTCCGACCACCTCTCGCTCAACCAAGGGCAGCTCCAATCCCAGAGCTGCACGATGGCCATATGTGGCACCATGCTCAGCCAGCATCTCACGGTCATGAAGGAGGCAGCACTCCATCGCAATTTGAATCTGTTCCGGAGCTACCACAGCAAGCGCATCATTTCCAGAACTCAATACCAGATTTTCAATATGGCGGCCTGAATCAAGGTGGTCCGCAGATCGTGGATGGAGCGGGTATGACCGACGAATTCTCTGCGTTGGAAGCAGCGCTTGTGGAACTACCGGGGCAAAATCCTGCAGCCCCAGAAGCCGCGTATCATCATCACCCCCATGCAAATAGCTCTGCAGTCCCCATGGGCAGCACCGTTCCCCACCTTTCAACGCGTGGCGCTGTCCCACCGTTCAACAGTGGAAATGCGTGGTACGAAAGGAGTGGAGTATCAGCGCGGCCGTCCAAGCATGACGTCCAGCCTAAAATCGTGGTGGGCGGCCCTGCACCCAATGCTGCAGTTGTGCCTAACTATGAAGTCATGCCACCGCTGCACCGAATACAGCAGTTGACAGAAGAGGTCCACAACCTGGTGCAGCTCCAGCGAACCCAAAGGGGCTTTCTCACAGATCAGCAACGGCAACTACTGGAGGAAATAATACGCGAACTCGAATTGTTGGCAGGCAGCGGTGCGTTCTCTTGGAAGCAGCCAAACCAACATCAATCCGTAACAATAccggcagcgacggagacCCTTCTCCAGGGCGAGGTTACAGTAGCACACCCCAAAGAAGAAATGGGGGAAGAAAACATTGATTCTGTGCAGCCCAATCGTAGCCAAAGTCCTTTCGAGGCATCAAAGAGTGGAGCGACAGCGCCTACAACAGATGTGCAGTCGGACAAGTTACGGGAACTGCTGGAGTCCCTGTTGGCCGAGCTGCGGAGCGAACAGACCAGCTTGACTACAGAGATCAACCAAGCTAGCGCGGATGGTGACTTACATGAGAGTCTTACTCAGGAGCTCAAGTTCATCAAAGAAGATATTGGAATTGTTGAAGACGGCCTTTCGCGTCTTGATTCCGGGGAGCTCTCAAAAGAGGAGATGCAGAGCCTGTGGCAGTTTCTCCTTGGCGACGATGTACCACAtacggcagacgcagagacagatgCAACGGTAGAAAAGAAGGGGAAGGAGACAAGCTACGTGTATGAGACACAGCGTCAGCATCACTCGATCGCATCGGAGGCCATGACCATCACACCAAACCCGGATTACGGGCGTTCCGTTCCGCAGGGGGCGCGCACGCACGCATTTATACCTACGTCCCCAGAGGATGTCGCCGGCTCTATGGCTttggctgcagctgcggctgtaCTTCATAATGCAATGGCTGTGAGTTTCACTGCCCCAGTGCCGGTTGTCCACcacccgccgcagcctccaaTCGCCTCGCCGGTCAGCGCCAGAGAAGCGTTAATAGCAGCCGTCCTTGACGGAGCCTTCGAGATAAAGGCCCACATACTCAAAGCAATGCACACTCTCCAGCACCTCATAGACACCACAGACATGCCAGTAGAccgagaaagagaagcacGGTATCTCTTGGAGGGGCTGAAACGTGATTTGGGGAAGATGCACAATATCGTCGATCGAGCGAGCACTGGCGAGCTCTCCACGGCTGATTTACAATATATTTCAGTCCAGCTGGAGGCCGTTCGACAGAAAGCTGAGGGCAGTGCGGCAATGCAAGAAAGGGGAGCCTCAGCACCGCTGTCCAGCCTTCCGTCTACAACAGGGTCAGCCGATCTGCCACCTACCGGCGAGTCGCTTGGCCGACCCGGGGAAGAATATTCGTCCGATCCATCTGGACCCGACGGAACGGGCGACCCAGGGAATGCTGTGGGAACCATCCCCCTTGTACCTCACGCTGGAATGGCTGTTTTTGAACCAGACGTTTCCGGATCGTCGCCTAAAAAAAACAGAGATTCGACAACACCCCAAGCTCGCACGAACGTCTACATTACAATCAACATCGACGAGACTGGCAACGTCACTTCAGAAAGGCGGCAGGGGAGGAGGCTCAGCAAAGGCATGCTTCCATGTGAGTGA